A window from Candidatus Nitrospira neomarina encodes these proteins:
- a CDS encoding pyruvate ferredoxin oxidoreductase, whose product MYLVANIDIDICAATSCKLCTQYCPEANTIQYDTEAGKDRGLKYGSAYVAVDRCKGCAQCVWVCDNMAKHHAIKMEMIDQIGDAALTENISYLEKNTKAVLASPLRG is encoded by the coding sequence ATGTATCTTGTTGCAAATATAGATATAGATATTTGTGCTGCAACCAGCTGTAAGTTGTGCACACAGTACTGCCCGGAGGCCAACACAATTCAGTATGATACGGAGGCGGGAAAGGACAGGGGTTTAAAGTATGGGTCGGCTTATGTCGCCGTTGATCGTTGTAAAGGTTGCGCACAATGTGTGTGGGTGTGTGACAATATGGCCAAACATCATGCCATTAAAATGGAAATGATCGATCAAATAGGGGATGCGGCACTTACTGAAAATATTTCATACTTGGAAAAAAATACCAAAGCGGTTCTTGCTAGTCCGCTGAGGGGATAA
- the thrH gene encoding bifunctional phosphoserine phosphatase/homoserine phosphotransferase ThrH: MAQPVVTCLDMEGVLFPEIWLALADKVGIPELRLTTRDVADYDVLMKKRLEVLKAHRITLRDIQEVANTISPLPGVPDFIAWLRERCQIIILSDTYYEFVGSLMKKLEFPTIFCHTLGVDSHGFITDYFLRQHDQKRHAVSALKGIGFRVLAGGDSYNDVSMLKEADAGFFFCPPDSIIQEFPQFPVARSYAEFQEHLGRAGGFPS, translated from the coding sequence ATGGCGCAGCCGGTTGTTACCTGTTTGGACATGGAAGGAGTGTTATTTCCTGAGATCTGGCTAGCTTTGGCGGATAAAGTCGGGATACCAGAGCTACGTCTCACCACCAGGGATGTTGCGGATTATGATGTCTTAATGAAAAAACGACTGGAAGTCCTGAAAGCGCATCGCATTACTCTTCGGGATATTCAGGAAGTTGCCAATACGATTTCTCCCCTTCCGGGCGTTCCTGACTTTATTGCCTGGCTGCGTGAACGATGTCAAATTATTATCTTGTCGGACACGTATTATGAGTTTGTCGGATCACTTATGAAGAAGCTCGAATTCCCTACGATTTTTTGTCATACATTGGGAGTTGATTCCCATGGGTTTATTACGGATTATTTCTTGCGCCAACATGATCAAAAGCGACATGCTGTCAGTGCATTAAAAGGTATCGGGTTTAGAGTCTTGGCCGGAGGAGACTCCTATAATGATGTTTCGATGTTAAAGGAAGCCGACGCCGGATTTTTTTTCTGTCCTCCTGATTCAATTATCCAGGAATTTCCCCAATTCCCTGTAGCTCGTTCGTATGCAGAATTCCAGGAGCACCTGGGTCGGGCAGGCGGGTTCCCTTCCTGA
- a CDS encoding sigma-54-dependent transcriptional regulator, whose product MAERILVVDDDKGVREALSEFLLSLGYTVIMAENGEEALKQYRKGDFDVIMADLIMPNMDGMELLRRIREVKNDEVIFLMITGHPSIGTAVEAINRGADDYITKPFHLEDVRLRVTKALEKQTLKGRLKTAQGLAWGLMLSIPLWLLLGIILVILFKG is encoded by the coding sequence ATGGCTGAGCGCATCTTGGTGGTGGATGACGACAAGGGAGTTCGGGAAGCCTTGTCAGAGTTCTTGCTATCATTGGGTTATACCGTCATCATGGCCGAAAATGGTGAAGAGGCCCTGAAACAATATCGTAAGGGTGACTTTGATGTAATAATGGCGGACTTGATTATGCCCAATATGGATGGCATGGAATTGTTGAGGCGTATCCGGGAGGTTAAAAATGATGAGGTGATTTTTCTGATGATCACTGGACATCCCTCCATTGGCACAGCTGTGGAGGCTATTAATCGTGGGGCCGATGATTATATTACCAAACCCTTCCATCTCGAGGACGTCAGGTTGCGGGTAACGAAAGCGTTGGAAAAACAAACCCTAAAAGGCCGCTTAAAAACAGCGCAAGGCTTGGCCTGGGGTTTAATGTTGTCCATTCCTCTTTGGCTCTTATTGGGGATAATTCTGGTTATCCTGTTCAAAGGATAA
- a CDS encoding transketolase C-terminal domain-containing protein, producing MSEALESEVKTNPQGDPITSAPAAPSVDSGKGRKDPHGEAKRQRVVSPEYMFFEAPREREFITGSECAKEAVRRSNVDMSVAYPITPQSETLQLIGVLYGEGYVKEFYRGEEEYGVMSAIAGASRAGVRAFTATAGPGTLRGLEPIVSWAGHRLPAVCMFTCRVVNAPLAIQPDNIEIAYLLNSGMLVFHAENQQDLFDFIMKGFIISEKNDVTLPVGVCCDGFFVTHARGYCAMQDRGLKLPPRDPYRGSVPVLDAENPPARLSRDAPVQKSNFMAYNIHAVWQQEVWAGVERSRKYINQYMDGLLEAQDVEDADVLLIASGSAAAQSREAVRQCKEKGIKAGLIKIRSLRPFPTNELRELCGKAKLIVIPEFNYVGWLAKDVATAIYGFSNAKIVAGPHVYGGMSMPVEMITDEVECGLTGKKSNTVPESHIMGTVDPAAVAHFMKSI from the coding sequence ATGAGCGAAGCCCTTGAATCAGAAGTTAAAACCAATCCCCAAGGTGATCCAATTACGAGTGCGCCGGCTGCACCATCGGTTGATAGCGGAAAGGGAAGAAAGGATCCTCATGGAGAAGCCAAGCGCCAGAGGGTTGTCTCTCCAGAGTATATGTTTTTTGAGGCTCCCCGTGAACGGGAATTTATTACCGGGAGTGAATGTGCAAAAGAGGCGGTGAGGCGCTCAAATGTAGATATGTCCGTGGCCTATCCCATTACTCCTCAAAGCGAAACCTTGCAATTAATCGGAGTCTTGTATGGGGAAGGGTATGTGAAGGAATTCTATCGAGGTGAGGAAGAATATGGCGTCATGTCGGCAATTGCTGGCGCTTCCCGTGCAGGTGTTCGAGCTTTTACGGCCACAGCTGGTCCCGGAACATTGCGAGGTCTTGAGCCCATTGTCTCATGGGCAGGTCACCGCCTTCCCGCTGTTTGCATGTTTACGTGCAGGGTCGTGAATGCTCCATTGGCTATCCAACCTGATAATATTGAAATTGCCTACCTTTTAAATAGCGGAATGTTGGTCTTTCATGCGGAAAATCAACAGGATCTGTTCGACTTTATCATGAAGGGTTTTATCATCAGCGAAAAAAATGATGTGACCCTTCCGGTGGGTGTCTGTTGTGATGGTTTTTTTGTGACTCATGCTCGAGGGTATTGTGCGATGCAGGATCGTGGTCTCAAGCTCCCGCCTCGAGACCCTTACCGAGGGTCGGTCCCGGTCTTAGATGCGGAGAACCCGCCAGCTCGATTGTCCCGTGATGCTCCAGTGCAAAAATCTAATTTTATGGCCTACAACATTCATGCGGTGTGGCAGCAGGAAGTGTGGGCTGGCGTAGAACGTTCACGGAAATATATTAATCAATATATGGATGGATTGTTAGAAGCTCAGGATGTGGAAGATGCAGATGTTCTTCTTATTGCTTCGGGGAGTGCTGCGGCACAATCCCGCGAAGCGGTTCGTCAATGTAAAGAGAAAGGCATCAAGGCAGGATTAATCAAAATTCGTTCCTTGCGACCTTTCCCAACAAACGAACTAAGAGAGCTGTGTGGCAAAGCCAAGCTTATTGTTATTCCGGAATTTAACTATGTCGGATGGTTGGCCAAAGATGTGGCTACGGCAATTTATGGTTTCTCCAATGCAAAGATTGTGGCCGGCCCACATGTTTACGGCGGGATGTCCATGCCAGTAGAGATGATTACGGATGAAGTGGAATGTGGTTTAACCGGTAAGAAGTCGAACACGGTTCCAGAGTCTCATATTATGGGAACGGTGGATCCAGCAGCGGTTGCTCATTTTATGAAGAGCATTTAG
- a CDS encoding LolA family protein, translated as MMSLPVLRGAIFLGIISFIMPVSDTSAASVSVMEDIVAKVEARYAQTKDLQADFVQETILEGFTTGFTSSGRLYLKKPGLLRWDYLHPSEEQIYVNGDQVMMYVPEHQQVVKGALTQMAASKGPLALLQGAGNLSQQFTILESAEGSKDNEKFPSLTLVPKPVGQTPPTIKKIVLKLFPDTYFIQGITLFEMSGNISHVMFDHIQANTGLSSSQLTFDIPPDVVVIELP; from the coding sequence ATGATGTCATTGCCGGTTCTGCGAGGAGCCATCTTTCTAGGCATTATTTCCTTTATAATGCCTGTATCCGATACCTCGGCCGCATCTGTTTCCGTCATGGAGGATATCGTTGCAAAGGTTGAGGCTCGTTATGCTCAGACCAAGGATTTGCAAGCTGACTTTGTTCAGGAAACCATTCTTGAGGGATTTACGACGGGGTTTACCTCTTCAGGGCGGCTCTATTTAAAAAAACCTGGATTGCTTCGATGGGATTATCTTCACCCATCGGAGGAGCAGATTTATGTGAATGGTGATCAGGTCATGATGTATGTCCCTGAGCATCAGCAGGTAGTCAAAGGGGCGCTTACGCAAATGGCCGCGTCCAAGGGTCCTCTAGCTCTTTTGCAGGGGGCAGGAAATCTATCTCAGCAATTTACGATTCTGGAATCCGCTGAGGGCTCGAAAGATAATGAAAAGTTCCCTAGTCTCACCTTAGTCCCTAAGCCTGTTGGCCAAACGCCTCCAACTATCAAGAAAATTGTGCTCAAACTCTTTCCTGATACGTATTTTATTCAGGGAATTACCTTGTTTGAGATGAGCGGGAATATCTCTCATGTGATGTTTGACCACATTCAGGCGAATACGGGTCTTTCGTCCAGTCAGCTGACGTTCGATATCCCGCCGGATGTTGTGGTGATCGAATTACCATAA
- a CDS encoding carbon monoxide dehydrogenase beta subunit family protein, with product MELTKELEEAIVAPGPQGFHPPSAAELGVLTPEQGYGLKFGHVVAEELAMEAMARTMLTRKNATIFPGPMVLWNWNDHAADKARAVLELAAQLPDVLVIPMPDYRPKYPKVEPEEVINPNHPNLTIWGNKIEACIFIGVHCHYANLTLKMIRAGTNCWTSAICAEQGHEDAMFTVRDSDAAKIRRVAAVFKRVREEMGIKLPESGNNVRFTGLQSKVHGGKTHTNPLDFSIESPVDGNAAAFGHKAEHMKKEA from the coding sequence GTGGAATTAACGAAAGAGTTAGAAGAAGCAATCGTGGCCCCAGGGCCACAAGGTTTCCATCCACCATCTGCAGCGGAGCTTGGTGTCCTGACGCCTGAACAAGGGTACGGTTTGAAGTTTGGCCATGTTGTTGCGGAAGAGCTGGCAATGGAAGCCATGGCGCGTACGATGTTGACTCGAAAGAATGCAACCATTTTCCCTGGTCCGATGGTTTTGTGGAATTGGAATGATCATGCGGCCGATAAGGCTAGGGCTGTATTAGAGCTAGCAGCGCAATTACCCGATGTGCTCGTCATTCCCATGCCGGATTATCGTCCCAAGTACCCCAAAGTTGAACCGGAGGAAGTGATCAATCCGAATCATCCCAATCTGACAATATGGGGAAATAAGATTGAAGCCTGTATTTTTATCGGAGTCCATTGTCACTATGCTAACCTGACTCTCAAAATGATTCGAGCTGGAACCAATTGCTGGACATCTGCTATTTGTGCGGAACAAGGGCATGAGGATGCCATGTTTACAGTTCGAGATTCTGATGCTGCAAAGATCCGAAGGGTTGCAGCAGTTTTTAAGCGGGTACGAGAAGAAATGGGGATAAAATTACCAGAAAGTGGCAATAATGTTCGTTTTACTGGACTACAGTCCAAAGTCCACGGTGGCAAAACACACACCAATCCTTTGGATTTTAGTATTGAAAGCCCGGTTGATGGAAACGCCGCAGCGTTTGGCCATAAAGCTGAACATATGAAAAAGGAAGCATGA
- a CDS encoding M23 family metallopeptidase, giving the protein MKESEDTLTVIIFRGARSNPWRLKFRKSLVKYGMIVGLVLLLVQGGVITHYVYQWSQLSELGEIKQELTTSRARTSNFSTEVDGMKKRMLALETLNRKLQTMFGLEADEIQGLPSGLPGQGGEELPYEEMPYDGVQEEASWELKTSIEKIGTSPEVSGLNSTMDRKITEIKAGLEWLNQQTELESQILEELSAAAQQKADQWASIPSIWPVKGALTSKFGPRVSPFTGKKALHAGIDIGAPTGTEVRSPAAGKVVVAAYDGRMGKFVRIDHGYGIETTYGHMSKINVKYGDKVQRGDLVGLVGSTGKFSTGPHLHYQVAVNDRVVDPIHYILD; this is encoded by the coding sequence ATGAAAGAGTCTGAAGATACGTTGACGGTCATAATCTTTCGTGGGGCCCGCTCAAATCCCTGGCGTCTAAAATTCCGAAAATCTCTTGTGAAGTATGGAATGATTGTGGGGTTAGTGTTGCTGCTCGTTCAGGGTGGGGTTATTACCCATTATGTTTACCAGTGGAGCCAACTGAGTGAATTAGGCGAAATAAAACAGGAATTAACGACCTCGCGTGCTCGAACCAGTAATTTTTCAACCGAAGTAGATGGAATGAAAAAGCGGATGTTAGCGCTAGAGACCCTTAATCGGAAGCTCCAAACCATGTTTGGTCTTGAGGCGGATGAGATTCAGGGGTTGCCTTCTGGTCTACCTGGGCAGGGGGGAGAGGAACTGCCATATGAGGAGATGCCATACGATGGGGTCCAAGAAGAGGCGTCTTGGGAGTTAAAGACTTCAATTGAAAAAATCGGGACGTCCCCTGAGGTCTCTGGTTTAAATTCGACCATGGACCGAAAAATAACCGAGATTAAGGCTGGACTAGAGTGGCTAAATCAACAAACTGAATTGGAAAGTCAAATTCTGGAAGAGCTTTCTGCCGCAGCCCAGCAAAAAGCCGATCAATGGGCATCTATTCCTTCCATCTGGCCAGTTAAAGGCGCTTTAACCTCAAAGTTTGGTCCACGGGTCTCCCCCTTTACAGGTAAAAAAGCCTTGCATGCAGGTATTGATATTGGTGCTCCTACTGGTACTGAAGTTCGTTCTCCTGCAGCGGGGAAAGTTGTTGTAGCTGCCTATGATGGGCGTATGGGAAAATTTGTTCGTATTGACCATGGTTACGGCATAGAAACGACCTATGGTCATATGTCTAAAATTAATGTGAAATATGGGGATAAAGTTCAAAGAGGGGATCTTGTCGGTCTGGTCGGGAGCACGGGAAAGTTTTCTACGGGACCCCATCTTCACTATCAAGTGGCTGTGAATGATAGGGTTGTAGATCCTATTCATTACATTTTGGATTAG
- a CDS encoding HAD family hydrolase, with the protein MTTWRAEVLFFDFDGTLIDSKIDIATSVNLTLRDLGLALRSREEIFSFVGDGVKRLLRLSVGEENFDQYEKALEIFRKHYLEHCVETTRFYPGIWEVLHHYQDRRKAIVTNKSLEYTLSIVDGLHAQDLFHHVEAPRDTMELKPEPVMLLRALEGLGVDPSDTVMIGDSTNDVRAAQAAGIRACAVGYGYGNREKVAALRPDFYCENPKDLLGLF; encoded by the coding sequence ATGACTACATGGCGTGCGGAAGTGTTGTTCTTTGACTTTGACGGAACTTTGATCGATTCGAAAATAGATATTGCCACCTCGGTAAACCTTACGCTAAGGGATTTGGGATTGGCCTTACGATCACGGGAAGAAATATTTAGTTTTGTGGGTGACGGGGTGAAGCGGCTATTGCGGTTATCGGTGGGAGAAGAAAATTTTGATCAATATGAAAAAGCCTTGGAGATTTTTCGGAAACATTATCTAGAGCATTGCGTGGAAACCACACGGTTTTACCCTGGGATTTGGGAAGTGCTTCATCATTATCAGGACCGAAGAAAAGCTATTGTGACCAACAAGTCTTTGGAGTATACCCTTTCAATTGTGGATGGGTTACATGCCCAGGATCTCTTTCATCATGTTGAAGCTCCTCGAGATACGATGGAATTGAAACCAGAACCTGTAATGTTGTTGCGGGCACTTGAGGGATTGGGGGTCGATCCCTCTGATACGGTGATGATTGGGGATAGTACGAATGATGTTCGAGCAGCTCAGGCGGCGGGCATTCGAGCTTGTGCCGTAGGGTATGGATATGGAAATCGAGAAAAAGTTGCAGCACTACGGCCTGACTTTTATTGTGAAAATCCGAAAGATCTTCTTGGGTTGTTTTAA
- a CDS encoding thiamine pyrophosphate-dependent enzyme yields the protein MSLDYVKFTPGFGKFMPKEYRDMVEHGPFGKKTSVSQVGTFKEILEEHPMCAGCAMTLFIRLAIIAFPNPEDTITVGTAGCGRLAISQAAIPFVYGNYGDQNGVASGLSRGLRLRFGDRPKDVVVMAGDGGMADIGFAQTLHSWFRKEKFTTIMLDNEVYGNTGGQESGMTNKGQVLKMAPLGKKFEKMDMLGMAKVAGCAYVATVVPNNPRRVESVIKKAVLIAREVGPTYIQAYTSCNIEYAIPTDKVMEDAKDVENDRYAFSEYLTDEAKQYLGELYGYKEYLPKPAAAVTKG from the coding sequence ATGAGTCTCGATTACGTAAAATTCACGCCCGGTTTCGGAAAATTTATGCCAAAAGAATATAGGGATATGGTCGAGCATGGTCCATTTGGGAAAAAAACATCTGTTTCGCAAGTGGGAACATTTAAGGAGATTTTAGAGGAACATCCTATGTGTGCAGGATGCGCGATGACCTTGTTTATCCGATTGGCTATTATTGCATTCCCTAATCCAGAAGACACGATTACAGTTGGTACTGCAGGATGTGGACGACTAGCCATTTCTCAGGCAGCTATTCCTTTTGTCTATGGAAATTACGGCGATCAAAATGGGGTGGCCAGTGGATTGTCACGCGGACTTCGCTTGAGATTTGGAGATCGCCCTAAAGATGTTGTTGTGATGGCGGGAGATGGTGGAATGGCAGACATTGGCTTTGCTCAGACTTTGCATTCCTGGTTTCGAAAAGAAAAATTCACGACCATCATGTTGGATAACGAAGTTTATGGGAATACCGGTGGTCAAGAAAGTGGCATGACCAACAAGGGTCAAGTTTTGAAGATGGCGCCCTTAGGGAAAAAATTTGAAAAGATGGATATGTTAGGAATGGCCAAGGTTGCCGGGTGTGCGTATGTGGCGACAGTGGTTCCCAATAACCCAAGAAGAGTGGAAAGTGTCATTAAAAAGGCGGTCTTGATTGCACGAGAAGTTGGCCCAACGTATATCCAAGCCTATACCTCATGTAATATTGAATATGCGATTCCAACAGATAAAGTGATGGAAGATGCCAAAGATGTCGAGAATGATCGTTATGCATTTTCTGAATATCTTACAGACGAAGCCAAGCAGTATTTAGGGGAACTGTATGGGTACAAAGAATATCTACCGAAGCCTGCAGCTGCAGTAACAAAAGGGTAG
- the cutA gene encoding divalent-cation tolerance protein CutA, with amino-acid sequence MEEMVVMVTVGSEGEAIGLSRILVKNGLAACVNIIPGVRSIFHWDGKIAEEQEFLLLAKTVRRSYDQLVTMVKANHSYEVPEIIALPIQFGSEEYLAWIRDSTKSRVGMTEE; translated from the coding sequence ATGGAAGAAATGGTCGTAATGGTGACGGTAGGTTCTGAGGGAGAGGCTATAGGACTGTCAAGAATTTTGGTGAAGAACGGATTAGCCGCCTGCGTCAATATCATTCCAGGCGTGCGATCAATTTTTCATTGGGATGGGAAAATTGCTGAGGAACAGGAATTTTTGCTATTGGCAAAAACTGTGAGACGGTCGTATGACCAATTGGTTACCATGGTGAAAGCCAATCATAGTTATGAGGTTCCTGAAATCATTGCTCTCCCTATTCAGTTTGGAAGCGAAGAATATTTAGCCTGGATTCGAGATTCAACCAAGAGTCGAGTCGGCATGACTGAAGAGTAA
- a CDS encoding FtsK/SpoIIIE family DNA translocase, translated as MSIFPSSKTKPTKDQTKGFSVLTTQVVGILVATLGILGLLSLATFSPSDPILFAQQPSSNSIPENAVGLIGATLAFSLLTVAGGGAYVVPFLLIVLGLSVLWGEKLRITSGSLLGSLLGVLSFSALLHLRFSGQPQVSDMDVLGVSQGGVVGQWVAAGLGSYLAVTGATIMLGALLLIAFLLLVPVSIGQIARTLLNVLGRLKNTVVESVRERDWWVAEFQPKMNKSIRINRQLAARGGIGAMVSETLEPKSKLSKIKRDDLPATIEITPTLPLIEEVDDTFISRKKISKSYQMPSPTDLLDTHAARAAHQTDAVLKSQSEVLVNTLASFGIEGGVTDVHPGPVITMYEFAPGPGIKVARIVNLADDLAMALKALKVRVVAPLPGKSTVGIEVPNPQRETVGLKEMLTSEAFTRARSKLALALGKDIFGRPVVTDLRTMPHLLVAGATGSGKSVGLNCLLLNILFTAHPDEVKLLLIDPKVLELQVYDGIPHLIRPVITNPKEAARGLGWVVQEMERRYQVLAELGVRNIDAYNKKVTDSQETGSPLQTVKKLSKGQSMDVEEGAPLLESSQEERVLLPYIVVVIDEFADLIMVAPKDIEDRIARLAQMARASGIHLVLATQRPSVDVVTGLIKANFPARIAYQVSSKIDSRTILDANGAESLLGKGDMLFLSSGTGGINRLHGPYVSDEEVRGVVEWVKSQATPVYDPVALESVQEPSVDEQDRDETYERARELVMTTGQASASFIQRRLRVGYPRAARMIEQMEEEGLVSAPGRDGRREVLARSTVTSEIG; from the coding sequence ATGAGTATCTTCCCTAGTTCAAAGACCAAGCCAACAAAAGACCAAACCAAGGGATTTTCTGTCTTAACCACACAAGTTGTGGGAATTTTAGTCGCGACTTTGGGCATTCTTGGGCTGCTCAGCCTGGCAACCTTTTCTCCTTCAGACCCGATTCTTTTTGCCCAGCAACCTTCCTCAAATTCCATTCCCGAAAACGCTGTAGGTCTGATTGGGGCTACTCTCGCGTTTTCCCTCCTCACTGTGGCGGGAGGGGGGGCTTATGTAGTGCCATTCTTGCTCATTGTGTTGGGTTTAAGCGTCCTATGGGGAGAAAAACTTCGTATTACGTCCGGCAGTCTTCTGGGATCGCTGCTTGGTGTTCTCTCTTTCAGCGCACTGCTACATCTTCGATTTTCAGGCCAGCCTCAAGTATCCGACATGGATGTCTTAGGGGTAAGCCAGGGTGGAGTTGTGGGACAATGGGTAGCGGCCGGGCTCGGATCGTACCTGGCGGTCACGGGTGCCACGATCATGCTTGGGGCACTGTTACTCATTGCCTTTCTTTTGCTTGTGCCGGTTTCGATTGGACAAATTGCTCGAACTCTCCTGAATGTTTTGGGACGCCTCAAAAATACTGTGGTGGAATCGGTGAGGGAGCGAGACTGGTGGGTAGCAGAGTTCCAACCAAAAATGAATAAATCGATTCGAATTAATCGTCAATTGGCTGCTCGTGGTGGTATTGGTGCGATGGTTTCAGAAACTTTGGAACCAAAGTCCAAGTTATCCAAGATAAAAAGAGATGATTTGCCAGCTACAATCGAGATAACGCCTACTCTTCCACTCATTGAGGAAGTCGACGACACCTTTATCTCTCGCAAGAAAATTTCCAAGTCCTATCAAATGCCTTCCCCCACCGATCTGCTGGATACTCATGCAGCGCGGGCAGCTCATCAGACCGATGCGGTGTTAAAATCTCAGTCCGAAGTTCTTGTGAACACGTTGGCAAGTTTTGGGATTGAGGGAGGCGTCACAGATGTGCATCCTGGACCGGTGATTACCATGTATGAGTTTGCTCCCGGTCCCGGCATCAAAGTCGCCCGAATTGTGAATTTGGCTGATGACCTGGCCATGGCGTTAAAAGCCCTAAAAGTTCGGGTGGTGGCTCCTCTCCCAGGAAAATCCACCGTAGGGATTGAAGTCCCGAATCCCCAACGGGAAACGGTTGGATTGAAAGAGATGTTGACATCAGAGGCGTTCACCCGTGCCCGTTCAAAGCTGGCCTTGGCCTTGGGGAAAGATATTTTTGGGCGACCGGTGGTGACGGATCTCCGCACCATGCCCCATTTATTGGTGGCGGGTGCTACAGGGTCAGGAAAAAGTGTGGGGCTGAACTGCCTGTTATTGAATATCTTATTTACCGCCCATCCCGACGAAGTGAAACTCCTGTTAATTGATCCCAAAGTGTTGGAATTGCAGGTGTACGATGGGATTCCCCATCTCATTCGACCGGTTATCACAAACCCCAAAGAAGCCGCTCGTGGGCTAGGGTGGGTCGTACAAGAAATGGAGCGTCGTTACCAGGTGTTAGCGGAATTGGGTGTTCGGAATATTGATGCCTATAATAAAAAAGTTACCGATTCTCAGGAGACGGGTTCTCCACTTCAAACCGTGAAGAAGCTGAGCAAAGGCCAATCGATGGATGTGGAGGAAGGGGCCCCCCTGCTGGAGTCTTCACAAGAAGAGCGGGTTCTGTTGCCCTACATTGTGGTGGTCATTGATGAATTTGCCGATCTGATTATGGTGGCGCCTAAGGATATTGAAGATCGCATAGCGCGACTCGCTCAGATGGCCCGTGCGTCAGGCATTCATCTTGTCTTGGCGACTCAAAGACCGTCAGTTGATGTTGTGACTGGATTGATCAAGGCTAATTTCCCTGCACGTATCGCGTATCAGGTTTCTTCCAAAATTGATTCCCGGACCATTTTAGATGCGAATGGAGCAGAAAGTCTTTTGGGAAAAGGTGATATGCTGTTTTTATCCTCCGGCACCGGTGGCATTAATAGACTGCACGGTCCTTATGTTTCGGATGAGGAAGTGCGTGGGGTAGTGGAATGGGTGAAATCCCAAGCCACTCCCGTCTATGACCCCGTGGCCCTGGAGTCCGTCCAGGAACCCTCGGTGGATGAACAGGATCGCGATGAGACCTATGAGCGGGCAAGAGAATTGGTGATGACCACAGGACAGGCCTCAGCCTCTTTTATTCAGCGTCGCTTGCGTGTGGGGTATCCCCGAGCAGCCCGGATGATTGAGCAAATGGAGGAGGAAGGTCTGGTGAGTGCTCCAGGGCGTGATGGGAGACGAGAGGTTCTCGCTCGAAGTACTGTTACGTCGGAGATAGGATGA
- a CDS encoding 2-oxoacid:acceptor oxidoreductase family protein: MAIRYNIRMAGVGGQGVVTASHIFSTAVINAGGESTIVPFYGSEKRMAPVESYVRVSNEPIYEIGEITFPHILMVFHPQCITHGKSYTNPFYYGLKKEGVVLINSNTPMNLEPDQAAELKDLGAKIYYLPATQMSLDVAGIDLATNMAMVGAIGAITGLSTIEATGEAVKDRFLGKGFVVSGGTAALDSVVERKFKKKAELIEKNLAVVKAGWDYAVDNGWTLGASSMADQTTSAANKAAKASV; this comes from the coding sequence ATGGCTATTCGTTATAACATTCGTATGGCAGGCGTTGGTGGTCAAGGTGTGGTGACTGCATCCCACATATTTAGCACAGCGGTCATTAATGCTGGTGGCGAGAGCACCATCGTTCCGTTTTATGGGTCTGAAAAGCGAATGGCTCCCGTAGAAAGTTATGTTCGTGTTTCAAATGAACCGATTTATGAAATTGGAGAAATTACCTTTCCCCATATTCTCATGGTCTTTCATCCACAGTGCATTACCCATGGAAAGAGCTACACGAATCCATTTTATTATGGATTAAAAAAAGAGGGAGTCGTTCTTATCAATAGCAACACCCCCATGAATCTTGAGCCGGATCAAGCTGCCGAATTGAAAGACCTAGGTGCAAAAATATATTACCTCCCAGCTACCCAAATGTCTCTAGATGTGGCGGGAATTGATTTGGCCACCAACATGGCGATGGTAGGAGCCATTGGCGCGATTACGGGACTTTCGACTATCGAGGCCACAGGAGAGGCTGTGAAAGATCGATTTCTCGGAAAGGGCTTTGTGGTGTCAGGTGGAACTGCTGCATTGGATAGTGTGGTGGAAAGAAAGTTTAAAAAGAAGGCAGAATTGATTGAGAAAAACTTAGCGGTAGTAAAGGCTGGTTGGGATTACGCTGTCGATAATGGATGGACATTGGGAGCGTCCTCAATGGCGGACCAAACAACCAGTGCAGCAAATAAAGCAGCAAAGGCGTCGGTCTAA